The window TGACGCCGTCAATGGCTTTCAGTGAATCCAACAATCGTTAGGATAGATAGAGAGTGATTGGTTTTTGGGGTTGTCTCGATCGGAGGTGAGTCAGGTGCAACCCAAATCAGCCACTTAAGTCAAGAAAACCAAGTTGAAACGGAAATAACACAAAACCTATATCAGTTTTTTTAAGATTTGTGCAAGATTAGAGAGGAAGGGTCTAACGGCTTAATAACTATCCAATAGGTTTCGGGGCAATAGGCTCTTCTCCAGCCTTAAGGATTAACCCTTTAATTTAGAAGCGCACTCACATTCACACAAAGATAACAACTTCACCCATTGGTCACAAAACAAATGAACAAGCAGTCATTCGAGCATGTCGATATGGTGTAAAACTGGTAGTTACGACGGGGAAATACTGGATGAACAACGGCAAAGTAAGAATTTACGAATTATCACGGGAATTGGATTTGGACAATAAGCACATTTTGGACATCTGTGAAGACCTCAATATTGCGGTTAAAAGTCACAGTAGTACGATCACGGAATCCGAGGCGGAACGCATTCGTGCGGCTTCAGAAAAATTGGCTGTCAGAAGCCGTGGCGGTGCGACCTCCACAGAAGGAGGTACAGGATCACCTCCTCATAAATTTGCGACCCGTCCCAAGGGTCAGCCCAGGCAACAAATCGTAGGAATCAAGCCGAAGTCTCCTACCAGTCCTAGATCGCAACAGGAGGATAATAGAGTGGGAATTCCTCCTCAACCCCCCGTCAAGCCATCGGTGACGCCCCCCCCCAAGCCGACGCTGAATCGACCCGCTATAAAGACGCCGGAACGTCCATCTGAGCCGATCATTGAGCAGGAACCGCCGGAGTTACAAGAGATAGTACCCCCGGACGTTCAAGTTGAAACCGAGCCGGCTCAACTGGCAGGCCCACCTGTAAGACCAACGCCGCCCAAAAATCCTCAGCTAACACAGGTTGAGCGACCGATTTTGAAACGAGAGCGGTCAGAGCCTTCGCCGGCTAAACCGAGTGGGACTCCAGTGCCACGTCAGCCAGTTAGTGCCAACCCATCCTCAACCGCAACTGAGTCCTCACCGCCAGCACGTCGGAGTCCAGCGCCAGTGGCTCCCGTACAGCCAAAACTTTACGGGCCACCGAAAAGACCCCAACCCCCTCGTGAAGGTCAAGGTGTTGATGTGGCGGCAACCCTAGGAGCCGATGACTTTGCTGGGCCGGACGAGGATATCGAAGGGATCTCATCAGAGATTAAGGAGCTGAAGGCACCCAAACGCCTGACTCCTCCCCGACCCCCGACGAAGAAGAAAGAATGGGTTGATGAAGATGATGAGTCGCAAGAGCTGGCTAAGGCCGGAAAAGCGGGTGCCAAACTCAAGCGGCGACCTGAACTGTTTGAAGATGATGAGGAAGATTTTGAAGATCAGCTAGCCGAACTAGGGGCACCCGTCATCGCTACTCAGGCCATAGCTCGTCCTGCCAAGCCCAAGTCTCAGCAAAAACAACCTGTGTCGGCGGCTATGCCTACGACGAGCCAGAGAAGGAAGCCCGGTGTCAGAGGCAGCGACCATAACAAATCGGATGCGCGCGATCGCCAACGGGATAAGAAAGCAACTCCAGAACGCCCAGAAACAATCGAGTTGACTGGCTCTGTGACGATTCGAGAACTGGCGACGGCTTTGGGGATTGCTGAAACAGAGATTATTAAAAAGCTGTTCTTCAAAGGAATGGCAGTGAGCATCACCCAAACCTTGGATATCCCCACAGCCAGCCTAGTGGCAGAGGAACTGGGAGTGACCGTTCAGACGACCGAAGAAGCACCTGCTGCTACGAAGGTGACAGTAATGGTGGGTGAAGAAGACATAGAAAACCTGCAAAGGCGTCCACCCGTCGTCACCATTATGGGTCACGTCGATCACGGAAAAACCACCCTGCTCGATGCGATCCGCGAAACCAAAGTGGCGCAGGGAGAAGCGGGTGGGATTACCCAGCACATTGGCGCTTACCATGTTGATGTTGACCATGACGGTCAAACTCAGCAGGTGGTCTTCCTCGACACTCCTGGACACGAAGCTTTCACCGCCATGCGAGCGCGTGGAGCAAGAGTCACTGACATCGCTATCTTGGTGGTGGCTGCCGACGATGGTGTCCAACCTCAAACCGTTGAAGCCATTAGCCACGCCAAAGCGGCTGAAGTTCCCATTGTTGTTGCCATCAATAAAATTGACAAACCCGGAGCCCAGCCTGACCGCGTTAAGCAGGAATTAACGGACCGAGGTTTGCAGCCAGAAGAGTGGGGCGGCGACACAATTATGGTTCCTGTAAGCGCTATCCAAAAAGAAAACCTGGATACATTGCTGGAGATGATCTTGTTGGTAGCGGAAGTCGAAGACCTTCACGCTAACCCGGATCGACCGGCTAGAGGTACAGTGATCGAAGCGAACCTGGATAAAACCAGAGGACCGGTTGCTACCCTGTTGGTACAAAATGGCACCCTGCGGGTTGGGGATACCCTCGTGGCTGGCTCAGTCTTCTGTAAAGTGCGAGCGATGATCGATGACCGGGGGGCACGGGTTGAAGCCGCAGGGCCATCCTTTGCCGTGGAAGTCTTAGGTTTGAACGAGGTTCCCGCTGCTGGTGATGAGTTTGAAGTCTTTGAAAGCGAAAAAGAAGCCCGTTCGACCGCCAACAAAAGGGCAGATGAGCAGCGGCAATCTCGCCTGCAACAGGTGATGGCGTCACGCCGAGTCACCCTCAATAGTCTCTCCGCCCAGGCTCAAGAAGGTGAACTCAAAGAACTCAACTTGATTTTGAAAGCAGACGTTCAAGGCTCCGTCGAAGCTATTCTCGGTGCCCTCAAGCAACTGCCACAAAATGAAGTGCAAATCCGAGTTCTGCTGGGAGGAGCCGGCGAAGTCACCGAGACAGATGTTGACTTAGCAGCGGCTAGTGGTGCTGTAATTATTGGCTTCAATACCACACTGGCTCATGGTTCTCGACAGGCGGCTGACCGAGAAGGGGTCGATATCCGCGAATACAACATCATCTACAAACTCCTTGATGATATTCAAGCGGCGATGGAAGGTCTGTTAGAACCCGAAATGGTCGAAGAACCACTCGGTCAAGTCGAAGTTCGAGCCGTCTTCCCCGTCGGGCGCGGTGCGGTTGCGGGTTGCTATGTGTTGACGGGCAAAGCCGTTCGGAATTGCAACATCCGAGTCCGTCGCGGTAGCAAAGTAGTCCATGAAGGTATCCTGGATTCCCTGAAGCGGATGAAGGATGATGCCAAGGAAGTCAATGCTGGCTACGAATGTGGAGTTGGCCTCGATAAGTTCAATGACTGGCATGAAGGCGACATCATTGAGACCTTCAAGATGGTCAGCCGACGCCGGACGTTGTCAGCCACTTAAAGAGTAAAGAGTTGAAGGTTGGTCGGTTGAAGGTTGAAAATCTGAAGGTTCACTCCCTATAACCTGCCACTTATTAACCGACTAACCTTCAACCCCCACTAACCTGCAACCCAATCCGAACTTATGCGCTCTTTCTGGACTGAACCTTTTTTGTGGATTCATCTTGCTGGATTAGCCGCATGTCCCCTTGCCTTGGAACTTGTTTGGCTCGGACTGGCGGTGGGTGACCCCATCTTGCCAGTCTGGCTAGAGTTCTTTTTGGTGGCGGCGATTGGACTAGGGCCGATTTTGTGGATGCAATTGACCCGCCCCTTCGACATTTTCAGCATCCTGATCTTTGCCCTGAAGCCAGAGCAACTAACACAGGAGCAGCGACGCCTCTTAAGCTTGTTCAAAACAAAGACAAATCGAGTGATTACGATTGCGGCGACTGTCTTGCTGCTCTGGGTGCTGTGGCAAATCTACCGAGTGGCTCCCGTAGCAGCACCAGTCGTTCCCTTATCACCCCGTTGGCATTTCCTGGGACTGCTTGGTGCGGGATTGGCTTTTCTCATCAGTCATTTGTTTTTACAAGTCCCGGTTGCTGTGGCACAAGTCCTTCTAACTAGCGAGTCTGAGTTTGTCGCCGCCACACCCTACCCCGTTGAGAAAATACCGCAGGACTTTACAGTTCCCGGTGTACGAGTCAATAAAATTTTGTCCCTCACGGCAAAAGAGGCTGCAACCCCCTCAGTTCCTGCCACTTCATCCTCAGCAGAGTTGACGGCTGATCAAGAGTGAAGCCTGCGGCGCTCTTAAAGGGAGAAGGCAGAAGGCTATTCGGTTTATCACCAGTAAGTGGTCGCAAGAGTCGTTAAAGAAAGTCCTACCCTGTATAGCGACAGCTATACCTATTCGACGCTACTCTATTGAGCTGTAGATTGCTCTCGTTAAATTCTCAATTCATTAAGTTGTTGTCGATCGCACAATCTGAATAAAATAGCCAGGTTATCCTGAAAGAAAAGCAAAAACCTGGACTTTTATCGCGCTCCTTTCCCAAGAAGCGCTATTGGACTAGGCCGTTTAGAGTTTTTAAGGTATTTTATGGAAAGCT of the Allocoleopsis franciscana PCC 7113 genome contains:
- the infB gene encoding translation initiation factor IF-2; the protein is MNNGKVRIYELSRELDLDNKHILDICEDLNIAVKSHSSTITESEAERIRAASEKLAVRSRGGATSTEGGTGSPPHKFATRPKGQPRQQIVGIKPKSPTSPRSQQEDNRVGIPPQPPVKPSVTPPPKPTLNRPAIKTPERPSEPIIEQEPPELQEIVPPDVQVETEPAQLAGPPVRPTPPKNPQLTQVERPILKRERSEPSPAKPSGTPVPRQPVSANPSSTATESSPPARRSPAPVAPVQPKLYGPPKRPQPPREGQGVDVAATLGADDFAGPDEDIEGISSEIKELKAPKRLTPPRPPTKKKEWVDEDDESQELAKAGKAGAKLKRRPELFEDDEEDFEDQLAELGAPVIATQAIARPAKPKSQQKQPVSAAMPTTSQRRKPGVRGSDHNKSDARDRQRDKKATPERPETIELTGSVTIRELATALGIAETEIIKKLFFKGMAVSITQTLDIPTASLVAEELGVTVQTTEEAPAATKVTVMVGEEDIENLQRRPPVVTIMGHVDHGKTTLLDAIRETKVAQGEAGGITQHIGAYHVDVDHDGQTQQVVFLDTPGHEAFTAMRARGARVTDIAILVVAADDGVQPQTVEAISHAKAAEVPIVVAINKIDKPGAQPDRVKQELTDRGLQPEEWGGDTIMVPVSAIQKENLDTLLEMILLVAEVEDLHANPDRPARGTVIEANLDKTRGPVATLLVQNGTLRVGDTLVAGSVFCKVRAMIDDRGARVEAAGPSFAVEVLGLNEVPAAGDEFEVFESEKEARSTANKRADEQRQSRLQQVMASRRVTLNSLSAQAQEGELKELNLILKADVQGSVEAILGALKQLPQNEVQIRVLLGGAGEVTETDVDLAAASGAVIIGFNTTLAHGSRQAADREGVDIREYNIIYKLLDDIQAAMEGLLEPEMVEEPLGQVEVRAVFPVGRGAVAGCYVLTGKAVRNCNIRVRRGSKVVHEGILDSLKRMKDDAKEVNAGYECGVGLDKFNDWHEGDIIETFKMVSRRRTLSAT
- a CDS encoding low-complexity tail membrane protein translates to MRSFWTEPFLWIHLAGLAACPLALELVWLGLAVGDPILPVWLEFFLVAAIGLGPILWMQLTRPFDIFSILIFALKPEQLTQEQRRLLSLFKTKTNRVITIAATVLLLWVLWQIYRVAPVAAPVVPLSPRWHFLGLLGAGLAFLISHLFLQVPVAVAQVLLTSESEFVAATPYPVEKIPQDFTVPGVRVNKILSLTAKEAATPSVPATSSSAELTADQE